In a single window of the Bacillota bacterium genome:
- a CDS encoding glycine--tRNA ligase subunit beta produces MRDLLLEIGCEELPARFIPGVLEQLKERARELLTESRITFGTVSSYGTPRRLALVVEDVAEKQADLEEEIKGPPARVAFDADGAPTKAALGFAKNQGLAPEELVVKSTPGGDYVYAVLRQTGAATEELLPSILEQIIAQLGFPKSMRWATKERFARPIRWLLALYGDRVLQIQYAGVQSGNNSYGHRFLHPGPVEIPEPKAYRKALKGAWVVVDQEERKELIKTQIDQLGKQVGGTVVAADGLLEEIVHLVEFPTALCGSFDPAYLALPEEVLITPMQEHQRYFALRDQQGKLLPKFIAVHNGSEAHLDVITRGNERVLKARLDDARFFYDEDRKRSLRSRVEELKKVVFQEKLGTIYEKMERTRALVDYLAGKVGLDEESKASALEAAYLAKADLVTNMVGEFPELQGVMGREYALQDGEPKAVAVAIYEHYLPRFADDHLPQTLPGAIVGIADRMDTIVGCFGVGLRPTGSQDPYALRRQAAAILTIILEHDLPVDLLELIQRSYALYAETQTFAAEVPGEVAEFFQARFQRILEEVYGLPYDVVDAVLAQGVGPVRDVLARGVVLHEALQGGELAPLLKAHERVTNLAAKATGSKVDPSLFVEAAEKELYEVFSRVAVEVEEHLANGAYQKVVQSLLQLTRPVDRFFDEVLVMAEDEAVRQNRLGLLAALSAVLSTLGNLKAIRAS; encoded by the coding sequence ATGCGTGATCTTTTACTGGAAATTGGTTGTGAAGAGCTGCCGGCGCGGTTTATCCCCGGTGTGCTGGAGCAACTGAAAGAGCGGGCCCGGGAACTGCTTACCGAATCCCGCATTACCTTTGGTACTGTCAGTTCCTACGGTACTCCCCGCCGGTTGGCCCTTGTGGTGGAGGATGTCGCGGAAAAACAGGCGGACCTGGAAGAAGAGATAAAGGGACCACCGGCCCGGGTGGCCTTCGATGCCGACGGTGCCCCCACCAAAGCAGCCCTCGGTTTTGCCAAGAACCAGGGACTAGCCCCCGAGGAGCTGGTGGTGAAGAGCACACCCGGTGGAGATTACGTTTACGCGGTGCTTAGACAGACCGGGGCGGCCACCGAAGAACTGTTGCCTAGCATCCTGGAACAGATCATCGCCCAATTGGGCTTTCCCAAATCCATGCGCTGGGCGACCAAAGAGCGGTTCGCCCGTCCGATCCGCTGGCTTCTGGCCCTGTATGGAGATCGGGTTCTCCAGATCCAGTATGCTGGAGTACAGAGTGGTAATAATAGCTATGGGCATCGCTTTTTGCACCCGGGCCCGGTGGAGATACCGGAACCCAAAGCCTACCGGAAGGCCCTCAAAGGGGCATGGGTAGTTGTGGACCAAGAAGAACGCAAAGAGCTGATCAAGACGCAGATTGACCAACTGGGAAAACAGGTGGGAGGTACGGTGGTGGCTGCCGATGGGCTGCTGGAGGAGATTGTTCACTTGGTGGAGTTTCCCACCGCCTTGTGTGGCAGTTTCGATCCCGCTTACTTAGCCTTGCCTGAAGAGGTGTTGATCACACCGATGCAGGAACACCAGCGGTATTTTGCCCTGAGGGATCAACAGGGCAAGTTGCTTCCCAAGTTTATTGCGGTCCACAATGGTTCCGAAGCGCACCTGGATGTGATTACCCGGGGTAATGAGCGGGTGCTCAAAGCCCGGTTGGACGATGCGCGGTTTTTCTACGATGAAGACCGGAAACGTTCCCTACGTTCCAGGGTCGAGGAATTGAAGAAGGTGGTTTTCCAAGAGAAACTAGGTACCATCTATGAGAAGATGGAACGGACCCGCGCCCTTGTTGATTACTTAGCCGGGAAAGTGGGCCTGGACGAAGAATCCAAAGCCAGCGCCTTGGAAGCCGCCTATCTAGCCAAGGCGGATCTAGTCACCAATATGGTGGGGGAATTCCCGGAACTCCAAGGGGTCATGGGTCGTGAATATGCTCTGCAGGATGGGGAACCCAAAGCGGTGGCGGTGGCGATCTACGAACATTACCTGCCACGTTTTGCCGATGACCATCTGCCCCAGACCCTGCCCGGTGCCATCGTAGGTATTGCTGACCGCATGGACACCATTGTAGGTTGTTTCGGTGTGGGCCTGCGGCCCACAGGGTCCCAGGATCCCTACGCCCTGCGCCGGCAGGCCGCGGCCATCCTAACGATCATCCTGGAGCACGACCTGCCCGTGGATCTGCTGGAGTTGATCCAGCGCTCCTATGCCTTGTATGCGGAGACCCAGACCTTTGCGGCGGAAGTGCCCGGGGAAGTAGCCGAGTTTTTCCAGGCGCGCTTCCAGCGGATTTTAGAGGAGGTCTACGGGCTTCCTTACGATGTGGTGGATGCCGTCCTGGCACAGGGGGTTGGTCCGGTGCGCGATGTGTTGGCCCGGGGAGTTGTACTCCACGAGGCTTTGCAAGGGGGAGAACTGGCTCCTTTGCTGAAAGCCCACGAACGCGTAACCAACTTAGCGGCTAAGGCCACCGGTTCGAAGGTGGATCCCAGCCTATTTGTCGAAGCGGCGGAGAAGGAGCTGTATGAAGTCTTCTCCCGGGTCGCGGTGGAGGTAGAGGAACATCTGGCCAACGGTGCATACCAGAAAGTGGTGCAGAGTCTGCTGCAGTTGACCCGGCCTGTGGACCGTTTCTTCGACGAGGTTTTGGTCATGGCAGAGGATGAGGCTGTCCGGCAGAACCGCTTGGGCTTGTTGGCGGCTTTGTCGGCGGTGTTGTCCACCCTGGGGAACTTGAAGGCCATTCGGGCCAGCTAA
- the glyQ gene encoding glycine--tRNA ligase subunit alpha, whose protein sequence is MNLQEMVFRLQKFWAGQGCVIAQPYDMEVGAGTMAPATFLRVLGPEPWNVAYVQPCRRPADGRYGENPNRLQHYYQYQVIMKPVPENIQEIYLESLKALDINPLEHDIRFVEDDWESPTLGAWGLGWEVWLDGMEITQYTYFQQVGGQDLDPISVEITYGLERLAMYIQGEDDLFALEWADRITYGELFKENEVQFSRYNFDVADVTLLFQLFSSYEAEAERLLHQDLVLPAYDYILKCSHIFNLLDARGAVSVTERTGYIARVRDLARVAAQVYLKQRNELGFPLLKEREVVQDA, encoded by the coding sequence ATGAATCTGCAAGAAATGGTTTTCCGGCTGCAGAAGTTCTGGGCTGGACAAGGATGTGTAATCGCGCAGCCCTACGATATGGAAGTAGGGGCTGGGACGATGGCACCGGCTACCTTTTTGCGCGTGCTTGGTCCCGAGCCGTGGAACGTGGCGTACGTTCAACCCTGCAGGAGGCCTGCGGACGGACGTTACGGTGAAAACCCCAATCGGCTGCAACACTATTACCAATACCAGGTGATCATGAAGCCCGTGCCGGAGAATATTCAGGAGATCTACCTGGAAAGTCTTAAGGCCCTGGACATTAATCCCTTAGAACACGACATTCGCTTCGTGGAGGATGACTGGGAGTCGCCCACCTTGGGCGCGTGGGGACTGGGCTGGGAAGTGTGGCTCGATGGCATGGAGATCACCCAGTATACTTATTTTCAGCAGGTGGGAGGACAGGATCTGGATCCCATCTCTGTGGAGATTACCTATGGCCTGGAGCGGTTGGCCATGTACATCCAGGGAGAAGATGACCTGTTCGCCCTGGAATGGGCCGACAGGATCACCTACGGAGAGCTTTTCAAAGAAAACGAGGTCCAGTTCTCCCGCTATAACTTCGACGTGGCCGATGTGACACTGTTGTTCCAGCTATTCAGCAGCTATGAGGCGGAGGCGGAAAGACTTTTGCACCAGGACCTTGTCCTCCCCGCGTATGATTATATCCTCAAATGCTCTCATATTTTCAACCTGTTGGATGCCCGAGGCGCTGTCAGTGTCACCGAACGAACCGGGTATATTGCCCGGGTAAGGGATTTGGCCCGGGTGGCAGCCCAGGTCTACCTAAAACAACGGAATGAACTGGGCTTTCCTCTGCTCAAAGAAAGGGAGGTGGTCCAGGATGCGTGA
- a CDS encoding DUF4342 domain-containing protein: MGVEMTELEKIDILRERGNIGYAAAKDLLDAADGDIVAALINLEAMQKNRGLSSDHLEERGREILEKIKELIRRGNSERIRVRKGDEVIMDIPITVGAVGVVLAPIATFLTGAACLLSRCTIEIRQRDGETITVHEGREEE, encoded by the coding sequence ATGGGTGTCGAGATGACTGAACTGGAGAAGATCGACATCCTCCGGGAGCGGGGCAATATTGGTTATGCAGCGGCCAAGGATTTGTTGGACGCGGCCGATGGTGATATTGTGGCGGCTTTGATCAACTTAGAGGCTATGCAAAAGAACAGGGGGCTCAGTTCCGACCATCTGGAGGAAAGGGGCCGGGAGATCCTGGAGAAAATCAAGGAACTGATTCGCCGGGGGAACAGCGAACGGATCCGGGTAAGAAAGGGCGACGAAGTGATCATGGATATCCCCATCACGGTGGGAGCCGTGGGTGTTGTGCTGGCGCCAATTGCCACTTTTCTTACCGGAGCGGCCTGTCTTCTTTCCCGGTGTACCATCGAGATCAGGCAGCGGGATGGCGAAACCATCACTGTACATGAGGGCAGGGAGGAGGAGTAA